One window of Nocardia nova SH22a genomic DNA carries:
- a CDS encoding DUF4254 domain-containing protein, translating to MAGLEMSPMVVVAWPDAPHAPTAVEFLTPDPLPSSDLLLRACRGHRVIGGPILWFARDLAVLHERQLGRGGSTPDPDSALIVEIDRRRLELVMAIDDWIVRTVAQPHRPGATLHTETIGAVMDRLAEASVHAHHALMTLDANDDVLHSAWHHLAELADGYDDLVREVVAGRRRLPSW from the coding sequence GTGGCTGGTTTGGAGATGTCCCCGATGGTGGTCGTGGCATGGCCCGACGCACCGCACGCACCAACGGCTGTCGAGTTCCTGACGCCCGACCCGCTTCCGAGTTCGGATCTGTTGTTACGCGCGTGCCGGGGACATCGCGTGATCGGCGGGCCCATCCTGTGGTTCGCGCGCGATCTGGCGGTCCTCCACGAGCGTCAACTCGGCCGCGGGGGCTCGACCCCGGATCCGGACTCGGCGCTGATCGTCGAAATCGACAGGCGCCGCCTGGAATTGGTGATGGCGATCGACGACTGGATCGTCCGCACCGTGGCGCAGCCGCACCGCCCCGGCGCGACGCTGCACACCGAAACCATCGGTGCGGTCATGGACCGGCTGGCCGAAGCGTCGGTGCACGCCCATCACGCGCTGATGACACTCGACGCGAACGACGATGTGCTGCACAGTGCCTGGCATCACCTGGCCGAATTGGCCGACGGCTACGACGATCTCGTGCGCGAGGTCGTCGCGGGCCGTCGGCGCCTGCCGAGCTGGTGA